The Cucumis melo cultivar AY chromosome 5, USDA_Cmelo_AY_1.0, whole genome shotgun sequence genome has a segment encoding these proteins:
- the LOC103491253 gene encoding E3 ubiquitin protein ligase DRIP2-like: MANRVVKVKREAIAACITCPLCNKLLKEATTISECLHTFCRKCISDKISDEEIENCPVCNIDLGCAPLEKLRPDHNLEDLRAKIFPSKRRKVKTPEIAPVVLPPVRRKERSLSSLVVNSPRVSSHATTTGRRTAAAAARIASILRTPRVSSEKRVKKEDDSVDDRSESSSSFETSDKFNQNKRPDSSPTKSTIPLRNKEAENGVNSVERNLDIWKPLNFLVEVANRSKCSKSNSQGFETKVEAAEANGSEAQASKSRNREGKRKLKRENGKTRADPVSPETEKPKKLRRIRQKRESFYGDSSLTPQVVLDASSARHEIKAGPIWLSLIASDQEGDVSLPQIPAKFLRIKDRNLPVSFVQKYLMRKLDLPSESEVEVKCMGHPVVPTLDLHSLVDLWLQTASTSEKIPASIGSSAEDFIMVLYYARKSTVS; the protein is encoded by the exons ATGGCAAATCGAGTTGTTAAAGTCAAGAGGGAAGCCATTGCAGCATGCATAACTTGCCCACTTTGTAATAagcttttgaaagaagctacaACTATTTCTGAATGTCTTCATACTT TTTGCAGAAAGTGCATATCCGACAAGATCTCTGATGAAGAAATAGAGAACTGTCCAGTATGTAATATTGACCTTGGATGTGCCCCACTGGAGAAATTAAG GCCAGACCACAATCTAGAAGATTTGAGGGCCAAGATATTCCCTAGTAAAAGGAGAAAAGTCAAGACGCCGGAAATTGCTCCTGTTGTACTACCGCCAGttagaagaaaggaaagatcACTTTCCTCATTGGTGGTCAATAGTCCTAGAGTTTCAAGCCATGCTACCACAACTGGAAGAAGAACAGCAGCTGCCGCTGCAAGGATTGCTTCTATCTTACGAACACCAAGAGTCTCTTCTGAGAAGCGTGTGAAGAAAGAGGATGATTCCGTGGATGATCGTTCAGAGAGCTCAAGTTCTTTTGAGACATCTGACAAATTCAATCAGAATAAAAGGCCG GATTCGAGTCCTACCAAGTCTACCATACCTTTACGAAATAAAGAAGCCGAGAATGGTGTTAACTCAGTGGAACGGAACTTGGATATTTGGAAACCTTTAAATTTCTTAGTTGAAGTTGCAAATAGGAGTAAATGTTCCAAATCTAATTCACAAGGATTTGAAACTAAAGTCGAGGCTGCAGAAGCAAATGGAAGTGAAGCTCAGGCCAGCAAATCTAGAAATAGGGAAGGCAAACGCAAGCTAAAACGGGAGAATGGAAAAACTAGAGCGGATCCTGTATCTCCAGAAACTGAAAAACCTAAGAAACTGCGTAGGATCCGCCAGAAAAGGGAATCTTTTTATGGGGACTCCAGCCTTACACCCCAGGTTGTGTTAGATGCCTCTAGTGCTCGGCATGAAATAAAAGCTGGTCCGATTTGGCTTTCGCTCATAGCTTCTGATCA GGAAGGAGATGTATCGTTGCCGCAAATTCCTGCTAAGTTTTTGAGAATAAA GGATAGAAACTTGCCAGTATCATTTGTCCAGAAGTACCTTATGAGAAAGCTGGATCTCCCAAGTGAATCAGAG GTTGAAGTCAAGTGTATGGGACATCCAGTAGTTCCCACACTGGATTTGCATAGTTTAGTTGATTTGTGGCTACAAACAGCATCGACCTCTGAAAAGATCCCGGCATCGATCGGCTCATCAGCAGAGGATTTCATTATGGTTCTTTACTATGCTAGAAAGAGCACAGTTTCTTGA
- the LOC103491252 gene encoding PRA1 family protein E-like, protein MSSNQPYPYGFTETSILSRARAASDSVYATLRPWRELLQPLSSFTRPSSVGEAIIRCKRNLKYFRVNYTFIVLLILFLSLLWHPVSLIVFLVVFVAWFFLYFFRDEPLEVFNRVVDDRVVLVLLGIVTIFALVLTDVSLNVLVSILIGVFLVLVHAGSRVSDDLYIDEQEVADGGLLSVVGSPTRTEYSRI, encoded by the coding sequence ATGTCCTCTAATCAGCCATACCCATATGGCTTCACTGAAACTTCCATTCTATCACGCGCCAGAGCCGCCTCCGATTCCGTTTATGCCACTTTACGGCCATGGCGGGAGCTTCTTCAGCCGTTATCGTCCTTTACCCGGCCTTCATCCGTTGGGGAAGCGATTATTCGGTGTAAGCGTAATCTCAAGTACTTTCGTGTTAATTACACCTTCATCGTTTTGCTCATTCTCTTTCTCAGCCTCCTCTGGCACCCTGTTTCGTTGATTGTATTCTTGGTCGTGTTCGTTGCGTGgttcttcctttattttttccGGGATGAGCCGTTGGAGGTGTTTAATCGTGTTGTTGATGATCGAGTTGTGTTGGTTCTGCTTGGAATTGTCACGATTTTCGCTTTGGTGTTGACGGATGTTTCGTTGAACGTATTGGTTTCGATTTTGATTGGGGTTTTTCTTGTTTTGGTACATGCCGGCTCTAGGGTTAGTGATGATTTGTATATTGACGAGCAAGAAGTCGCTGATGGAGGATTGCTTTCGGTTGTCGGCAGTCCGACTCGAACAGAGTACAGCCGAATCTAG
- the LOC103491251 gene encoding signal recognition particle 9 kDa protein codes for MVYIASWDEFVERSVQLFRSDPTSTRYNIKYRHCDGKLVLKVTDNRECLKFKTDQAQDAKKMEKLNNIFFTLMARGPDVDISEVTGKDQVDAQPTKKGRGRKQ; via the exons ATGGTTTACATAGCTTCATGGGATGAATTCGTCGAGCGTTCTGTCCAATTGTTCCGTTCCGATCCCACCTCC ACGAGGTATAACATAAAGTATCGACACTGCGATGGGAAACTGGTTCTTAAAGTCACCGATAACCGTGAG TGTCTTAAGTTCAAGACTGACCAGGCACAGGATGCTAAGAAGATGGAAAAGCTCAACAACATATTCTTCACTCTGATGGCCCGGGGCCCTGATG TGGATATATCAGAAGTGACAGGCAAGGACCAGGTTGATGCACAGCCAACCAAGAAGGGAAGGGGGAGGAAGCAATGA